One window of Cupriavidus oxalaticus genomic DNA carries:
- a CDS encoding fatty acid--CoA ligase → MTLNRGLTLGDTLSWPARYLPRKTALVSGIGAARRSWSYAEFDAEVNRHAHGLQALGIGKGDVVAAFLYNTPAFVFTLLATARLGAVFNPVNYRLAAQELAYILNDGAARAVLFEQEGAAVVEKATELAPGTALRIYADADPAPALATHRLDTLAAGQPATLPAADVHEDDPCILMYTSGTTGRPKGVVHTHRSKLQHNAIMHQAMTLSREDVGLSVAPLNHTAELHTSFLPRLQVGATQVLQRRFDAGEAWQLVESERVTHFFAAPTMVGMLLNHPGAETRDLSSLRLVEYGGASMAPHLIREWDRKIGAGLVQVYGTTEMGPCMSVLYPHEQLTRAGSAGLPALGHDLVVAKLRDDGAPTDPAQPCAPGEVGEVLVRGACMMQGYLNRPDANARALAHGWYHTGDLGSLDADGYLWIRDRIDYMINSGAENVYPREVEDALIEHPAVLEVAVLGEPDPTWGQVVGAYVVARGDAPVSAEQLDAFLLQGDRLAAYKRPRRYHFLDALPKTTSGKIQKHMLRAGAQAA, encoded by the coding sequence ATGACCTTGAACCGCGGCCTCACCCTTGGCGATACCCTTTCCTGGCCGGCACGCTACCTGCCCCGCAAGACCGCGCTGGTCAGCGGCATCGGCGCCGCGCGGCGGTCCTGGTCGTATGCGGAGTTCGATGCCGAGGTCAACCGCCACGCCCACGGACTGCAGGCGCTGGGCATCGGCAAGGGCGACGTCGTGGCCGCCTTCCTCTACAACACGCCGGCCTTCGTCTTCACGCTGCTGGCCACGGCGCGGCTGGGTGCGGTGTTCAACCCCGTCAACTACCGGCTGGCGGCGCAGGAACTGGCCTACATCCTGAACGACGGGGCTGCCAGGGCGGTGCTGTTCGAGCAGGAAGGCGCCGCCGTCGTGGAAAAGGCGACGGAACTGGCCCCCGGCACCGCGCTGCGCATCTATGCCGACGCGGACCCGGCTCCGGCTCTTGCCACGCACCGCCTCGACACGCTCGCCGCCGGCCAGCCGGCCACGCTGCCAGCGGCCGACGTCCACGAGGACGACCCCTGCATCCTGATGTACACCAGCGGCACCACGGGCCGCCCCAAGGGCGTGGTGCACACCCATCGCAGCAAGCTCCAGCATAACGCGATCATGCACCAGGCCATGACGCTGTCGCGCGAAGACGTGGGCCTGTCGGTGGCGCCGCTGAACCATACCGCCGAGCTGCACACCAGCTTCCTGCCGCGGCTGCAGGTCGGCGCCACGCAGGTGCTGCAGCGCCGCTTCGATGCGGGCGAAGCCTGGCAACTGGTGGAAAGCGAGCGCGTGACCCACTTCTTCGCCGCACCGACCATGGTCGGCATGCTGCTGAACCACCCCGGGGCGGAAACGCGCGACCTCTCGTCGCTGCGGCTGGTCGAATACGGCGGCGCCTCGATGGCGCCGCACCTGATCCGCGAATGGGACCGCAAGATCGGCGCCGGCCTGGTACAGGTGTATGGCACCACCGAGATGGGGCCGTGCATGTCAGTGCTCTACCCGCACGAACAGCTGACCCGTGCCGGCTCGGCGGGCCTGCCCGCGCTCGGCCATGACCTGGTGGTGGCGAAACTGCGCGACGATGGCGCGCCGACCGATCCCGCGCAACCGTGCGCGCCCGGCGAAGTCGGCGAGGTGCTGGTGCGCGGCGCCTGCATGATGCAGGGCTACCTGAACCGGCCCGACGCCAATGCGCGGGCGCTGGCACATGGCTGGTACCACACCGGCGACCTCGGCAGCCTCGACGCCGACGGCTACCTGTGGATCCGCGACCGCATCGACTACATGATCAACTCCGGCGCGGAGAACGTGTATCCGCGCGAAGTCGAGGACGCGCTGATCGAGCACCCGGCGGTGCTGGAAGTCGCGGTACTCGGCGAGCCCGACCCGACCTGGGGCCAGGTGGTGGGTGCGTACGTGGTGGCGCGCGGCGATGCGCCGGTCAGTGCCGAGCAGCTAGATGCCTTCCTGCTGCAGGGCGACCGGCTGGCCGCTTACAAGCGGCCGCGCCGCTATCACTTCCTGGACGCGCTGCCCAAGACCACCAGCGGCAAGATCCAGAAGCACATGCTGCGCGCCGGCGCGCAGGCGGCGTAG